One stretch of Alkalinema sp. FACHB-956 DNA includes these proteins:
- a CDS encoding thioredoxin domain-containing protein: MSEALSTSTILGKGLNDLTQLQQVSENPILVKFVAPHCPSCETLAPVLEKLVTDYAGKLHLVTIDMTEDPEFAMELGVRSAPTVVVFKQSIVVERIVGLKPKKVYADAVQKMLSA; encoded by the coding sequence ATGTCAGAAGCTTTGTCAACCAGCACAATTTTGGGTAAAGGACTCAACGACCTGACCCAATTGCAACAGGTATCCGAAAATCCGATTTTGGTGAAATTTGTGGCTCCCCATTGTCCTTCTTGCGAAACCTTAGCCCCAGTGTTAGAAAAGCTTGTTACTGATTATGCTGGCAAGCTGCATTTGGTCACGATTGATATGACAGAGGATCCTGAATTTGCCATGGAATTGGGTGTACGGAGTGCACCTACAGTGGTGGTCTTTAAACAATCCATCGTAGTTGAACGAATTGTAGGGTTAAAGCCGAAAAAGGTCTACGCAGATGCCGTTCAGAAGATGTTATCTGCTTGA